aaaaagggtaaaacaAACCCACGAAATGggttttgttttatcttgttgAAATGCGCCCACAGTCTAGAAACAAACGCCCATCGGGTGACGGCCCATGATGAGTGACGTAGGATTGTGACCCTAACTGAGTCTCTAAGCCTGTGTTTAAAACAGAAGGTGAATGAGGACACCGCCGCAGCTGGAGGGGGCGGCTCGGGACGTTTTTTCTGGCCCACGGGCTTGTGCTGCCGGAGGAAGAAGGGCACTCGTCTAGCTGGAGTTTTGGGGACCAAGGGGCATCAGGAGGGAGTTGCACCCCAGGTGTAACGGAGGGAATATGATCAGTACGTGTCTGTGGATGCAGATGCACAGGAAAGGCACGGGGACTGCACGCAGGGGAGCCCGAGGAAGGAGCCGTGTGGGGGAGGGCACCAGACTTCCTTGGACGTGCCTGTGCGGCACGGCGTGGGAGGGGACGTCTGCAAGGGCTTGGGACCCGAGTGGGGACCTTCGGCTTGCAGGCCACGTGTGAGGAGGGGCTCGCCTTCCGGGGGTCATGGAGGGAAGGGTCGAGGCTGGGAGCGCGCACAGCCATCCACATTTACCAGGCGGGGAGACTGGATGACCTGCAGGCCAACGCTGTCTGCAAGTGATTCCAATCTGTTCTACTGGGTTTTaagattttggaaaaataaagccTGATTCTTCGCCTAGCATGGAAGGATGCAGCACCACTAAGGTGGCAGAAGGTTAACCTTTGGTTATTCTGTGTTAAAGCCGCTTGTTTATGgacagggcaggaaggagggacgCCAGGGGCGTCAGAGTGATTGGGCATCAGGCGGGGGCACCCGTGGCCTTAGCCACACCCCTCGCTTGGTGCGTGGATGGAGAGGCACAAGAGGCCTGAGGTGGGCTGAGGCGACACAGGACGAGACGGGACAGGGTGCTGACATCCCAGCAGCTGTGAGTGGTCTGGAGCAGGGAAGGCAGAGCTTTCGCCCTGCAGGGGAACAAGCAGCAGTGAAAGTTATCAGCTGCGGGAGTGCAGTGGGCGAGGTggtcacttttatttctttaaaccttGCTCTCAATCCTGGACCACGTGCTTTTCCGTCTCAGCGGGCATCGTTTATCATTTTACACTGGCTGTGAGGCTACCCTCTGTGTACCTCCGGGAGGGCAGTGAGGGTCTCTGCTTTTGCCCACTGTTCTCTGCACAGAGACGGGCACGCGCAGTACTCTAAGTGCAAGTGCAGACTCTTAGCcgctgaaccgccagggaagtccctgaactgatgtttttttaataaagagttaTGCTGgggttttaataaaaaaattatacgtTTTAcggaaaaaaataagggaaaatatcATCTGAAACTACGTCTCTGCACGTgaataaatattcacaaatatgcACCCCGTACTCACATCTGTCTGCTCCTCTCAGGTCTGTGTAACGTGAGGAAAGAGCCAGCATCGGCAGGGCTGCAGAGGATGTTAACATACCGGAATAGAGCCCTTTCCTTGGGGACCCAGGACCACCCCACCCTGATGGGCCCTCACGGGCCACACCGGGACCCTGACCCACACGGAGCCTGCAGAGATTGGCGGACACGCACATGGCTAGGTGATCACGCCGGGACCTGCCACCTACTACCATCACACCGGATCACCTTGACCCCCAGGTCACCCCAGGAAACAGCCCGTGAGAAACACACTTATTTAAACTCGCTTCCACTCATTACCCAAGAGCGGGTGTAGACAGACAAGAGCATGACAGATGCCCGCTTCCCCATCTTGCCTCGGCCCCGTTCAAGCTCTGCAGGGGAACCCCCTTTGCCGGCGCTGTCCCCTGTCTTCTGAAAGCTGCCTAGGAGGTGGGGCCGGGACAGGGACAAAGCGGGGCTTGCACGGCCAACaggtgaggaaggagaaaaagagaacgcTGAGCCGCGGCCCAAAGTCTACACGGACCCTCGGAGTGTGTAAAGAGCAGTGGAGGTGGGGCACAGAGCCCGGCTCCCAGGGAAGGCCCTGCGGAagggttattaatttttttctgtacacgtgATTGGGAGCAGCATGATCAATGGGATATAATTTTAAACCCTGAGAAGTTCACATATGAATAAATCTGTACCACCTTTCATCAGACTGctgtgctttttggtttttttttttttttttttttgtggcacgcgcgcctctcacttctgtggcccctcccgttgcggagcacaggttccggtcgcgcaggctcagcggtcacggctcacgggcccagccgctccgcggcacgtgggatcttcccggaccggggcacgaacctgtgtcctctgcatcggcaggcggactctcaatcgctgcgccacgagggaagccctgctgtgcTAATTTTTACAAAGGACAATACATGTCTAACCTTACAGGACGCGAGCAATTCCTCCTGCAAGTTGCTATCAAAAGTCACTCATATCAGAATGGGGAGGCTGGCCCTTCTGACGAGTCCCTAGAATTATCCGGCTGCGTCTGTCATTCTGGGGCAGGAAAAGCGGTGGATTTTCAGTTAGTGGTGAAGTTGTCAAGTGTCGTCAGCCAAGTCCACCGGGCGACGGGGTCACGGTCGGCCTGCTGGAGGGGACGTGGAGTGGGGTGCTCCCacctgggcggtgcaggaggccCTGTCTTCACCAAGCAGCCCTAACTCTCAGCAAACTTAGGGTTCATGACCGTCGTGGTGGCGCTCTTGAAAAGGGGGTTATCCTGGTGAGAAAAGCCAGCGTGACTTGTCAGCGTCGGGAGGAAGGCGCCGGGCTCCGGGGACGAGCTGCGCGGGTGGGGTGAGGCAGGCTCGCACGCCCTTGGGCACGCGCCCCCGGCGCGCAGGGTGGGAGGTGCGCCTTTGCGGGGGCCCGGGGCCACTCACGTTATTCCACTGGGACTTGAGCTTCTCCTTCTCGAAGCGCTTGTACTCCCTGAGGTCACTCAGGTGGGTCAGGACCTTCCAGATGCCCAGCAGGAGGATGCCGACGAGCACGACTCCTGCCACGGTGCCCCCCACGATGGCGGCGACGTTGGGGCCCTGCATGCACTCTACGGCAAAGAGGCACACACACGGGGGCGTCAGGCCCGCCCCGTCCCTGCGCGATGTCGGGGTCCCGCTGATGGCTCTCAGCGACAGGTAGTGAGCAaaccggccccggccccggcccccggccAGGGAGGGTGCAGAGCTGGGCACaaggccaggccctgtgcttcCAAGTGAACTTGAGAGGCCCTCTGCTCACGGAGAAGGAAAGGGGGCCGAGGTGTCCAGTAAGTAACCAGGGCCGGACGCTGGCCGCCCACCTGGACAGCCAATGACCCAATCGCTGGAACCTAACCTAACCCACGTCGGATCAGAGTTTGGGGAAGGGGACTCTCATCTCCTGGTAAAGGCGTTCCCAGGGGAACCAATGGCAGCGGCCCTGGGAACAAGGGGGGTGGGGTCCCAGTGCCCGAGGGGCTGCACCCAGCCTCCTCCTgagcttgggggagggggaggctctgGACTGCAGCATGCCCGCGCGGCCCCTGACCAAGGCACAGTGTTCAGTGAGAGCCCGTTTGCCCGGCTCGTGGGCACTGGAGTTTGCGGGCACTCCCCCCGCATCATCCTGGCCTCTCCAGGGAGCCTCCCTGTCCTCACAGAAGTGGAACAACTTAGCCAGCGCTGCACAAAACCAGACCTGACCCCACAGGCGCCTGTTAAAACGCCCGGGGAGAGCTGTCTGCACCAGCAGGCTGGGCTCTGCCGCCTTGGTAATAGACAAAGGGCTCGGGCCCTACCTGCCTTCCTGCGGGTCCTGTcgtggggaggggagctgggaggtctccgtCCTGCAAGGACCCCTGGGTGGACTGCCGACCCACGTCTGCTGCGGTCACCGGAGAGGCCGGCCTCGCAGCCTGTGCCCCCTCCCCGCAGCCTCTCTGAGCGGTAAAGGGGAGGGGCTACCGAGAGCTGGTATGTCCACACGCTGGCTCCGCGCACTGCTGATGTAACCCTCGAGCCCATCCCCTCGTGGGGGTGTTACTCTAAGTCCCCGCGTCCCACACACGCTTTGGCATTGTCCACTCAACCTACCTCCTCGACACTGACCTGCCCTCCGTGCCCACTTGTTGCCCACCCTCCCGGTCCCGCCCAGAGTTCCATCCAAGGGCAAGCTCTGTCCACGCCGCCCCCAGGACCCCAACCCAGCCCTGCTCAGTGGCCGGACTGGGCAGTGGCCCTTCCCAGGTCTGCGCCCGGCCTGTGAAGGCACAGCTCACTCCTCTGAAAGGCAGCTGGCAGCCTCCGGTGCGTctgggaagagaaagaagccCAACCCGTCCCACCccgcgcccgcccccgcccccccgacTCACAGGCGCCCAGTAAAAACCCAGCCCAGCACCTCTGGCCCTCTCAGCCCTTGGTCTCAGCTGCAAGCATCCTCCTCAGAGAGACCTTCTGACCCCTGAGACACGCCCCGCCGGCATCTTTGCCCCTGGGAACCGGTTCATGTGTCCCCACCCTGTGTCCCGGGAACCTGTGAAGACAGTCAGCCTCTGGGTCCCCAGCGAGCCGGGCGGCGGGCGGGCAGCGGCACGTGGGCAAGCCGGCTCCGGCTCCGCGGGCCCCTCCAGGGCCAGGGCCGGATGTGGGTCCGGCGGCCCCCATGGTCCCCCGGGCCGGCTCTCGGGCCTTGCACTCCAGGCTGCGCTCCGGGCAGCGCCCCTGCGGGACAGCCTGCCGCCCCGGAGCAGGGAGCAAGGCGGGCGGGCTGAGCGGCGCGCGCACCCGGTCCTGACCCCACCCACCCGGGCTCACCGCGCGTGTCGTTCACGTGCACGTCGTATCTGTCCCGCCCCTCGCGCTGCAACAGGGTGTAGCTCATCCAGCAGCCCTCGGAGTCGCGCTCCTTGCACGTGCGGCCGGGCAGCGGCTTGGGCAGCAGCTTTGTCTCCCCGCACGCCGCGCTGCAGTTCTTGGCGAAGGGGCCCTGGCCGAACTTCAGACACTCGGCGCAGTTGCTGCGGGCAAGGCGCGGCGTGACCGCGGGCAGGAGGGGCGGGAGCGCGGGGCCCCGGGGGTCCGCGCGGCGCGGGGCCTGGGCCACCCGGAGCTGCGGGGCCGTGCAGGGCAGTCGGGGGAGGGCTGTCCCCAGCGCCCCGCGCCGCGGGCCCGGCCGGACGGCGGTTCTCCCGGGCCGCGGAGCGCGAGGCGGGCGGGGCGGCGGGACACTCACGCGTAGCGGGCGCAGGGAGCGGGGCAGCCCGGGCACTCGAGGCACAGGGGCGGCTGGTAGCCGGGGTCGCACTCGCACACGTTGCAGCGGCACCGGCCGCGGCCGTTGCACTCGACGCCATCCACGTTGAGGCAGCCCTTCGTAGACTTGAGACACTGGCACGCCGAGCCCTCGTGGCCGTTCTGGCACCTGCAGGTGCCGCAGAAGCAGAGCCCTCGCTCTGGAAGACAGGGGCCCCCGCATGACTCAGCCCCGCCcgagcccccccccgccccgccccaggggCGGCTGAGGCTCCGCCGGCTGGCCTGTCGCCCCGGCGCTCACTCTCGCCCCCGCAGACTTGGCCGTCGTAGCGCTCGCAGTTGACGTTGTCACACTCGCAGAACTGGCCGTAGATCTTCTTGTTGGGCACATCGCTCGTGTGGCACACGCACTGCCCGCAGATGCAGTCCCCCAGCCCCGAGCAGATGATGGAGCTGTTGTCCTTCCGGCAGCTTCCCTCCAGCTCCTGGCTGCTGCGGCCCTGCGTCTGGCACTCGCAGTGCTTCCCCAAGTAGCCGGCGTCGCACCTGCAAGGGGATGTGAGGTCAGGGCCCTCCCGCGCTGGCTTTAGTGCGGGGCGCCTGCgcagggggcggggccgcggcCTCACCTGCAGACTCCGCACTCCATGGAGCCCCTGCCGCCGCAGAGGCTGTGGTCCCGGCTCGCGTCCCGGCACCAGCAGTTGCACTGGGGGAGGACCCGCACAGTCACCGTGTCCCTGAAGCCCAGCGCCCGGATGACGAACGACTGCTCCGGGATGCACTCTGTGGCTGTGACCTTCACCTGGAAGGTGATCTGTAGAGGGAAAGCAGGGCTCAGGTGAACACTGGACACCGGGCACACACCCTGCGCCCATCTCCTCCCTGGGCAGCGTGGACAAGGGCACGGCCTGGCAGGGTGAGGCTCAGCGTCCTGGGCTCCCAAGCACGGAGGGGACCGCCTGTGCTGCGCCCCCGGGGGAGTGCATGTCGGTGCGGGGAGGGAAGGACATGGACACTCCAGGTGGCTCCAGGACTTGGGAGGGGAGATGAGGGAAGAGAGATGAGAGTTGGAAGCTCAGAGTCAGAGATGCTGGaacatgccccccacccctcccccagctcccccaCCCACCATCCTCCGGTGGCCTGGACTTGGGCAGGGATGTCTTAAGAATACTTTTAATCTCACATCcctttaaaagaattttagagTGACTTTGTAAATGATGTATATTTTCTCCATGTATTTTATCCTGAAGCCTGGAGGCTAAGATGCCAAAATCGCACAGGAAGTCCTAGGTTCTGCATGTGGGGTTGTATTCTGACCCCGAATGCCCAAGGGGAACCGAGTGGGCAGGGCAAAGTCCCTGCCACTCACACAGCACTGCTGCTCAGCCAGCACTGAGCTGCAGGGAGCACCGGCTTGTCCACGGCAAGCCTCCCTGCAAATCAACGTAAGTAAATCTCCAACCTGTACGTTAAGACAGGGAAGTAATCAATCAGTCACAAGACTGAATAAATTCCTGTATGGATCACCCAGTATGAGGGGGATACATTTCACTAAAAAGTCACACACAGTAAGTCACATAGTTGAAAGAATTCCGATGTcatttagaaataaaagcaagtatTTTGCTGAATATTATTTCACAGCTGGAGAAAGGAAAAGTTTAATTGTTCTGGTCACGACAAGTTAAAAATATCAGGGAAATAACTCAGAACCTGTTTATAATCATTTGTGTGGCCCCTGCTTTAATGTCTttgtcaaaaaacaaaaccacaaaaatcaagaaaatcaaGCCAAAGCAGATGCCCCGTGTAGAAGGAACGCCCTTCTTAGGCGGGTGGCGCTGTACCCGGCATCTGCCCCCAGGGGGCGCTGCTGTCCTCGCGGCGGTCGGTGTACACCAGGCCGCGAACGGTGTGTGTGGATTTTCAAGGGAAAGAACTGGACCCGCGGTGGACTGGACCCCGCCTCTTGCTGGTCCCTGTGAAGCCGTGTGCCGGGGTGCACCCTCCCTCGCTGTCCCCGGGGGAGCCCCTTCCAGAGGCCGGGAGGGAGCCTCACCGGCACGTTGATCTGGACGCCGTCGCAGTCCCCTCTGGGCTGGTCCACCTTCGATACCCCGTTACTGCAGAAGGAGTCGTAGGTGACTTTCAGGGTGTCAGGGAGGGTGCTGTGATCCAGAAAGACTCTGGAGGACAGTTTCTGTGGGCAAAGAGCGTCGTGATCAGGCTCAGCCCGCCGTCGCCGGCCCTTCCCAGCCGATGGCTGGCACGCCTCTCATCCCCTCCTTCCACCCGTGTGTCCACTGGGAGCTCCATGGGTGCCGCGTCCTGCACCCCATGCTGCTGGTGGCAGGGTTACCCATGCCACGCCACCCGAGACAGGCCAGTGGAAGGGACAGACGTAGAGACAGGTCATAGCCCTGCAGGAACGGGAGCTCGAGCGTCCACGCGCCACTGaaaccccagtgcctggcacagggtgggAGCTGGAAAAACTGTCTAAGTGAATGAAGGGGAGCGAGACAGACTGTCAGacgggaagagagacagagagacagagatagagacagagatagacacAGAGAGGTGAATGAGCCACTCGCTGAGGGTGGCATCATCGGTGCAAAGACAGAGCCCCCCACGGGCAGCATCTGGAGTTTGGGAGGGCCTGCTCGGGGTGGGGGTGGCTAGGGCTCCAAGAGGGAACGGGCAGTGTCATCAGTGCCTACTGGGCGCTCCCAGCGAGCTGTGCTCGCGAGACCAGCAGACCCTTTGGCTGGAAGAGGGCCTGATGCTTGTGTCCCAGGGAAGGCACGGAGGGCCTGGGGTGGCACCTACCCCACCACCAACGAGGAGGACAGCCGCCCCGGGGAAGTGCCCGAGGATGGCCCACAGGGCGCAGGGCCTCTCCTCTCCAGACCGTCCTCCCGTTGGCCTGCGGCGGGGCGGCGTCTTGGCTGACTACCCAGGGGGCACTTACGTTGTAGGCGTTCTTAATGAGCTGGACCACGTTGCTGGAATCGTCGGACAGCTCCCCGACCGCAGACTTGGGGATGATCTCCGTGAGCTTCTGTCGGGGAGGAAGACAGGTTGGCGTGGCCAGAACCCTGGCGCCGGGACACCTCAGCGTCTACCCGGTTTTGTCATAGCACCCCAGAGGGCTTCCTTCCTGCTTGTGAGGTGGCTTAGAAAACCTTGCACCCAATTCCTTCCTGTATTTAGTGAAGACAGCACGTGGTCAAGTGCTGCACAGGCAAACGTTTAACCACCGGCTCTCAGGAAGAAAAACACCCTGCACTGCAGCGTTGGCTGATTTCCTCCAGTAGAAATACTCCACCCTGGTTGATTTCCCAGCCCTgaaggcagagctgggaagaTGTGCCTCgccggtccggtggttaagaatccgccttccaatgcaggggacatgggttcactccctggtcggggaactaagatcccacatgccacggggcgactgagcccgcgcgccacaactagagagcccacgctgcaacgaaagatcacACATGCCTCAAGATCTGACGCAgccaagtaaaataaataaataaaaagtctattttaaaaaaaagatgccacCCCATCACGCAGATGTGAACAGCCGCGGGTAATCATGAAACGTGGCATAAAATCAGGAAGCGATGTGTTCTGAGTGTGTGAGTTGACATAATTGAACTTGCATAATGGCTGTGTTAAACAACATTGTGACAACTGGCTCTGGCAGGCGGGGCCGGCTGCTCCAGCGGCACCTCTGGGGTGGGCAGGCTGGAGCCCGGGGTCATGCAGACAAGCGTGGGGCAGCCTCCAGGGAACATCTGTGTCCCCTGCCACCGTTAGCTTAGCCCATCTTTCACGGGAAGTTGCACCATCACTTTATCTTGCAGAACCAAGGGTGGGTCACACCCCTGCCACAAAGCCCTGCTGTGACGCCCCAGAATGGAGTCCAGTCTCCTCCACAAAGCCCACGAGGACACGCAGCCTGGCCACCCCACCTCCGGCctctgccaccccctcccctcctccccagcctcggTACCCCGCCAGGGCTCGGAGAGCCCTCCTGGCCACCTGCTCTCCACTCGGTGCAGAAACGCATACTGAGGAGGGTCCGGCGTAAGCTGCCCATACAGTCTAGGGCATACTTGACCACCCTCCCTCCCTAGGAGCCCTGGGAATGAGGTCAGGAAGCTAAGGCTCAGAAAGGCCTGTGACCTGCCCAGGGCCTTGTCCTTGCTGTCGGGGAGCAGGGTCTGGGGTCCGAGTCTCCCGTCTCCAGCTTCTCAGCCCATCACCACGCCGCCTTCTGGGACACGACTCCTGCTCCTAATAGCAAATTACTGGGACCTGCTACCACCTGGCGAGGAGGAGACTGTTACGTCCCATAATACGGTCGGGGACACAGCATTTGCGAAGCCCTGACTTGCCAGCGCTCGGGCAGCTCATGTGGGCGGGTGGTCTCTCAGCGGCACCCGGCCACCAGCCCTGCTGTCCTTGTGGCTTGGCCAGCTCCCCGCTGCCAGCCCCCCGGGGGTCTTCTGGacacctgcccctcctcccttggCATCCCCTGCAACCTGTCCCCAGCCTGGGGTCTGGGAACGCTGATGGCAAGCGCGGCTGGCCCCACTGGCAAACGCCCCACACAGGCACAGCAGGCCACAGGCCTCAGCAGGAAGGGGACCGGGACTTCGGGAAGGAGAGGGGCCAGGAGGCGCTCCCAGCCCATCGCAGCCAGAGGCCGCCGCGCTGAGCCCGGCGGATGAAAGCGCAGCAAGTGAGACAGCCCCCCAGAGactgggagaagagggaggagagacgGAAGACGGTCTACGACAAAAGACAGTTCCCCACGAGAATTCCACGCCACAGAAAAATTTAGTAAGAACAGCAATTCAGAAAAGTCAGGGCAGACCCAGGTGTCCTGGGCCGGGAAGGAAGTGCTGTCACAGCCGCTGGGGGGCCCGGGCGCCTGCCGGTTATGGGGTGTTTGCCTCGCGACACTGAGCTGTGCGCTGGGGGCTGCAGAGCCCTCCCGTGTGCACCTTACACTGCGTGAACGGCGTTGACGTGCAAACGTACGTGAACACGAAACAAGGAACTTTCTTTCCCTGACATGAAGAATGGGGTCCGCAGAGACCCGAAGGGTTTCGTTGAGGCAAAACCACGATTACTGAAGTGCAAGGACTTGTCAGTGTCAGTGGCCTAAAGAGGCCTCAGCTCCTCAGCAGCCGCGCT
This genomic window from Kogia breviceps isolate mKogBre1 chromosome 5, mKogBre1 haplotype 1, whole genome shotgun sequence contains:
- the ITGB2 gene encoding integrin beta-2, with product MLRQRSQLLLLAGLLALRSVFSQECTKYKVSTCRDCIESGPGCAWCQKLNFTGQGEPDSTRCDTRAQLLSKGCMTDDIVDPSSHATTQEDQVEGQKQLSPQKVTLYLRPGQAAAFNLTFRRARGYPIDLYYLMDLSYSMLDDLINVKKLGGDLLQALNEITESGRIGFGSFVDKTVLPFVNTHPEKLRNPCPNKEKGCQAPFAFRHVLKLTDNSSQFQTEVGKQLISGNLDAPEGGLDAMMQVAACPEEIGWRNVTRLLVFATDDGFHFAGDGKLGAILTPNDGRCHLEDNMYKSSNEFDYPSVGQLAHKLAESNIQPIFAVTKRMVQTYEKLTEIIPKSAVGELSDDSSNVVQLIKNAYNKLSSRVFLDHSTLPDTLKVTYDSFCSNGVSKVDQPRGDCDGVQINVPITFQVKVTATECIPEQSFVIRALGFRDTVTVRVLPQCNCWCRDASRDHSLCGGRGSMECGVCRCDAGYLGKHCECQTQGRSSQELEGSCRKDNSSIICSGLGDCICGQCVCHTSDVPNKKIYGQFCECDNVNCERYDGQVCGGEKRGLCFCGTCRCQNGHEGSACQCLKSTKGCLNVDGVECNGRGRCRCNVCECDPGYQPPLCLECPGCPAPCARYANCAECLKFGQGPFAKNCSAACGETKLLPKPLPGRTCKERDSEGCWMSYTLLQREGRDRYDVHVNDTRECMQGPNVAAIVGGTVAGVVLVGILLLGIWKVLTHLSDLREYKRFEKEKLKSQWNNDNPLFKSATTTVMNPKFAES